The proteins below are encoded in one region of Aquisphaera giovannonii:
- a CDS encoding asparagine synthase-related protein, giving the protein MFGVYQPDHGEGGGHDGSRRCEIADGPLRLFDPVLGLKQIVEDPARRWTVYAFGRLLDAGPRGLLGLGEALDAGEADPLATLNGSFALVVHLRAKGEVLLVTDRTGSRRLYYGERDGRLWFSSRLARLRGCGFRLRLTDGRLIQYLTFRCVLDGTILEGVDRLPGASVLRWSTGGSSVHRYWGWDFEEDEPPPGESSASSDRMEELSSLWTGAVSRWILPGSDPLLSLSGGLDSRLILVEMLRHLAPGQFRTMTYGTPGSFDYEIARLIASRRGLRHRSFDLSREGDYDRLFSEACLETDGMIDLVNAVNDSHRALGDDQRELVVGYFADSITGRVCLPDVMLDRRLEGRPDRGSATRYLLDRFSMGLWLQVPWLVERPPDWCFEEMVRVLGGEGSGGPRPSLASALARFHCERLAPRFDLLCLGKGDDTIERICPFLDIHWIDFWRRVPPSLRNEGRLYKEFLAWRAPELYALPLRGLRGRGLVEGRRVWDLGLRPNPEIGLVDYEGWLRGGGPFATLIRDLLTAVGDRGILRREAIDRYWDEHQSGSCENTFMLLRAASLEMILRTFG; this is encoded by the coding sequence ATGTTCGGCGTCTACCAGCCGGACCATGGCGAAGGAGGCGGCCACGACGGCTCGCGTCGTTGCGAGATCGCGGATGGGCCGCTCAGGCTGTTCGACCCCGTCCTCGGCCTCAAGCAGATCGTCGAGGATCCCGCGAGGCGGTGGACGGTCTACGCGTTCGGTCGACTCCTGGATGCCGGCCCGCGAGGGCTGCTGGGGCTGGGCGAGGCCCTCGACGCGGGAGAGGCGGACCCGCTGGCGACGCTCAACGGCTCGTTCGCCCTCGTCGTGCACCTTCGGGCGAAGGGGGAGGTGCTGCTCGTCACCGACCGGACCGGCAGCCGGCGGTTGTACTACGGCGAGCGCGACGGCCGCCTCTGGTTCAGCTCCCGATTGGCCCGGCTCCGCGGGTGCGGCTTCCGGCTTCGCCTGACCGACGGCCGGCTGATCCAGTACCTGACGTTCCGATGCGTCCTGGATGGGACGATCCTCGAAGGCGTGGACCGCCTGCCCGGCGCATCCGTCCTGCGATGGTCGACCGGGGGATCGTCGGTGCATCGCTACTGGGGGTGGGACTTCGAGGAGGACGAGCCACCCCCGGGCGAATCGTCCGCATCGTCGGACCGGATGGAGGAGCTCTCGAGCCTGTGGACCGGGGCGGTCTCGCGATGGATCCTCCCGGGCTCCGACCCCCTGCTCTCCCTCAGCGGCGGGCTCGACTCGCGGCTGATCCTGGTGGAGATGCTGCGCCACCTCGCCCCGGGGCAGTTCAGGACGATGACGTATGGCACGCCGGGCAGCTTCGATTACGAGATCGCCCGGCTGATCGCCTCGCGACGCGGCCTGCGCCACCGGTCCTTCGACCTCTCGCGGGAGGGCGACTACGACCGCCTCTTCTCCGAGGCCTGCCTGGAAACGGACGGGATGATCGACCTGGTCAACGCCGTGAACGACAGCCATCGGGCGTTGGGGGACGATCAACGCGAGCTGGTCGTCGGCTATTTCGCGGATTCGATCACCGGCCGGGTCTGCTTGCCGGACGTCATGCTCGATCGCCGCCTCGAGGGACGGCCGGACCGGGGGTCGGCGACCCGATATCTCCTGGATCGGTTCAGCATGGGGCTGTGGCTCCAGGTCCCCTGGCTGGTCGAGCGGCCGCCGGACTGGTGCTTCGAGGAGATGGTCCGCGTGCTGGGCGGCGAGGGGAGCGGAGGCCCGCGGCCCTCGCTCGCGTCGGCCCTCGCCCGATTCCACTGCGAGCGGCTCGCCCCGCGATTCGATCTCCTCTGCCTGGGCAAGGGGGACGACACCATCGAGAGGATCTGCCCGTTCCTGGACATCCACTGGATCGACTTCTGGCGGCGGGTTCCGCCGTCCCTCCGGAACGAGGGCCGCCTCTACAAGGAATTCCTCGCGTGGCGTGCCCCGGAGTTGTACGCGCTGCCGCTGCGCGGCCTCAGGGGGCGCGGCCTCGTCGAGGGGCGACGGGTCTGGGACCTGGGTCTCCGGCCCAACCCCGAGATCGGCCTGGTCGATTACGAGGGATGGCTCAGGGGGGGCGGGCCGTTCGCGACCTTAATCCGGGATCTCCTCACGGCCGTCGGCGATCGCGGCATCCTGAGGAGGGAGGCCATCGACCGGTACTGGGACGAGCATCAGTCGGGATCCTGCGAGAACACGTTCATGCTCCTCCGCGCGGCCAGCCTCGAGATGATCCTCCGGACCTTCGGCTGA
- a CDS encoding MTAP family purine nucleoside phosphorylase, which yields MVEKPLSVGVIGGGALATQWGLPSELLDVETPHGEPSSRISKIAIGEQVSVFAILRHGEQHARGAEINHRANVEALRRLGCDLVISVSLAGAISGRFDTGMTVIYDDVLDFRRSTQSFFGPRDACHVSMSPMVCPPLAAQLSRVAAGLELPYGGTMVVMEGPRFSTRAESKMYAAVGGELICQTIAPECFLVRERGMCWAGVCLVTDRDTRDPAHPVSTPLIFANLDRFRARNARNLLGILSGLRPYDCPCRSAEHAVPKDLTEGLGPRRPPSREGDDS from the coding sequence GTGGTCGAGAAGCCTCTCTCTGTCGGGGTCATCGGCGGCGGCGCTCTCGCGACCCAGTGGGGCCTGCCGTCGGAGCTGCTCGACGTCGAGACCCCGCACGGCGAGCCCTCGAGCCGGATCTCGAAGATCGCGATCGGCGAGCAGGTATCGGTGTTCGCGATCCTCAGGCACGGCGAGCAACACGCGCGAGGCGCGGAGATCAACCATCGCGCGAACGTGGAGGCGCTCCGCCGGCTCGGATGCGACCTGGTGATCTCGGTCTCGCTCGCGGGGGCGATCTCCGGCCGCTTCGACACGGGCATGACCGTGATCTACGACGACGTGCTCGACTTCCGCCGGAGCACGCAGTCGTTCTTCGGGCCGAGGGACGCGTGCCACGTCTCCATGTCGCCCATGGTCTGCCCGCCGCTGGCGGCGCAGTTGAGCCGGGTCGCCGCCGGGCTCGAGCTCCCCTACGGCGGCACGATGGTGGTCATGGAAGGGCCGCGGTTCTCCACCCGGGCGGAGAGCAAGATGTACGCGGCGGTGGGCGGTGAGCTCATCTGCCAGACGATCGCCCCGGAGTGCTTCCTGGTGCGCGAGCGTGGGATGTGCTGGGCCGGCGTCTGCCTGGTGACCGACCGCGACACCAGGGACCCCGCGCATCCCGTCTCGACCCCGCTGATCTTCGCGAACCTGGATCGATTCCGGGCCCGCAACGCCCGGAATCTGCTCGGGATCCTCTCCGGGCTGCGGCCCTACGACTGCCCGTGCCGGTCCGCCGAGCATGCGGTCCCGAAGGACCTGACGGAGGGCCTCGGGCCGCGTCGCCCCCCAAGCCGGGAAGGAGACGACTCATGA
- a CDS encoding radical SAM protein produces MIEHPPDDGTAYPRTMIIESSSRCNFLCPLCLWTHNRHHGYLSAETYARFIEQAAPFLQRVCFAGRGEPTLNPRLAEILAISARSGVVTDLATNGSSLIRDGDALLDTGIDAVNVSIEADTADDFVRYRIRGDFDSVVEGMRRIALRKRQRGLDRPRLRTCSTIFGYNEDRLDRLREFFASLGFEEFIFKSAHLGHGQLEESEDSLRERWLPSNPRLRRSQFNEAAGPTAIHCSFLTQAHLLWNGDIGRCAIDHESMVVGNILEASFDEIWRGPRSLEVARTVVEGRFPKCASCTFSGRSRSESGRELYVL; encoded by the coding sequence ATGATCGAGCACCCGCCCGACGACGGGACGGCCTACCCCCGGACGATGATCATCGAATCGTCATCCCGATGCAATTTCCTCTGCCCGCTGTGCCTGTGGACGCACAACCGCCATCACGGGTACCTGTCGGCCGAGACCTACGCCCGCTTCATCGAGCAGGCCGCCCCGTTCCTGCAACGCGTCTGCTTCGCCGGCCGCGGCGAGCCGACCCTGAACCCCCGGCTCGCCGAGATCCTGGCGATCTCCGCACGGTCCGGGGTCGTCACGGACCTCGCGACCAACGGATCGAGCCTGATCCGCGACGGCGACGCCCTCCTGGACACCGGCATCGACGCGGTGAACGTCTCGATCGAGGCGGACACGGCCGACGACTTCGTCCGCTACCGCATCCGCGGGGACTTCGATTCGGTCGTGGAGGGGATGCGACGCATCGCCCTCCGGAAGCGGCAGCGGGGCCTCGACCGGCCCCGCCTGCGGACGTGCTCCACGATCTTCGGCTACAACGAGGACAGGCTCGACCGCCTCCGCGAGTTCTTCGCGAGCCTCGGCTTCGAGGAGTTCATCTTCAAGTCCGCGCACCTGGGGCACGGCCAGCTCGAGGAGAGCGAGGACTCGCTCCGGGAGAGGTGGCTCCCCAGCAACCCCCGCCTCCGCCGCTCCCAGTTCAACGAGGCGGCCGGACCGACGGCCATCCATTGCTCGTTCCTGACCCAGGCCCACCTGCTCTGGAACGGCGACATCGGCCGGTGCGCGATCGACCACGAGTCGATGGTCGTCGGCAACATCCTCGAAGCGTCCTTCGACGAGATCTGGCGGGGGCCGAGGAGCCTCGAGGTGGCCCGGACCGTGGTCGAGGGCCGTTTCCCGAAGTGCGCATCCTGCACCTTCTCCGGCCGCTCGCGGTCCGAGTCCGGGCGCGAGCTTTACGTCCTCTGA